The following proteins are co-located in the Dyadobacter chenwenxiniae genome:
- a CDS encoding type IV secretory system conjugative DNA transfer family protein, with the protein MPILEFASQNQSSVWTVRQAVEGVQIFGGIGSGKTSGSGRKLALKYLKAGFGGLVLTAKSDEKHLWEEYCSLTGRSDDLHVIEPNGHHSFDFLNYISSHDLGSNPITDNIVDVLKTVIRASQTMSSGKSDDAFWETALDMLIFNVIDLCQLAYGKVSFQLMYEIVLSIPKNGEEDQQDTSLSEETAEEHTFNGYRKALEKAKDNVLEQIDRWRSSFSAEEVEAIWESPDFNLLLTTAVPDVRLYGFVEQFFNDTFIPLSEKTRSIIDFSFTGFLFRMLREPIYSMFCSRESTITPEDSLRGKVILLNLPVKTYQKTGRDCQIMFKLIWQQAMEKRNVLENELPVFLWADEAQSFLHGHDADFQATARSSRIATVYISQNLPNYYACMGGDKSEYKVKSFLGTLATKIFHANADIETNRYGSELIGDAFFEDESESVTIAKEFSQTRGKSFKLERAVRPEAFVSLRTGGPANNFIAEAYIHRQGDTIANGRNYAKMNFSQLYNA; encoded by the coding sequence ATGCCAATCTTGGAATTTGCCTCTCAAAATCAGAGTAGCGTTTGGACAGTGCGCCAAGCTGTTGAGGGTGTCCAGATCTTTGGTGGGATCGGATCGGGTAAGACGTCAGGTTCGGGACGGAAATTAGCGTTGAAATATCTTAAAGCTGGCTTCGGTGGATTGGTGTTAACCGCCAAATCGGATGAGAAACATCTTTGGGAAGAATACTGCAGCCTGACTGGACGGTCGGATGATTTGCATGTTATTGAACCTAATGGACATCATTCGTTCGACTTCCTTAATTACATTTCGTCGCACGACTTAGGCTCTAACCCTATCACTGATAACATTGTAGATGTTTTAAAAACCGTGATTCGTGCTAGCCAAACTATGAGTAGCGGAAAAAGCGATGACGCATTTTGGGAAACGGCACTAGACATGCTCATCTTCAATGTTATTGATCTTTGCCAACTTGCCTACGGAAAAGTTTCGTTCCAATTGATGTATGAAATTGTTCTTTCTATTCCTAAAAATGGTGAGGAAGACCAGCAGGATACATCGTTGTCCGAAGAAACCGCAGAGGAACACACATTCAACGGATATAGAAAAGCACTGGAAAAGGCAAAAGACAACGTTCTTGAACAGATTGATCGATGGAGATCATCTTTTTCAGCGGAAGAAGTGGAAGCGATTTGGGAAAGTCCTGACTTCAACTTGCTTTTGACAACTGCCGTTCCTGATGTGCGATTGTACGGTTTCGTCGAACAGTTTTTCAACGACACGTTTATCCCGCTCAGCGAAAAGACCCGATCAATCATTGACTTTTCGTTCACAGGGTTTCTTTTCCGGATGCTTCGGGAACCTATTTACTCAATGTTTTGCAGCCGCGAATCCACGATTACGCCAGAAGATAGTCTACGCGGCAAGGTTATCTTACTCAACCTACCGGTTAAGACTTATCAAAAAACAGGGCGCGACTGCCAGATAATGTTCAAGCTTATTTGGCAACAAGCCATGGAAAAGCGAAATGTGCTTGAAAATGAGCTCCCTGTTTTCCTTTGGGCCGACGAAGCACAATCATTCCTTCACGGACATGATGCCGATTTTCAAGCCACAGCGCGAAGTAGTCGAATAGCAACTGTTTACATTTCTCAAAACCTACCAAACTACTACGCCTGTATGGGTGGTGACAAATCCGAATACAAGGTGAAATCGTTTTTAGGAACGCTGGCCACAAAAATATTTCATGCCAACGCTGACATTGAGACGAACCGATATGGATCCGAATTAATCGGGGACGCATTTTTCGAAGATGAATCGGAGAGCGTTACGATTGCAAAAGAATTCTCACAAACACGGGGAAAATCTTTCAAACTCGAAAGGGCAGTCCGACCAGAAGCCTTCGTGTCTTTGCGAACAGGCGGCCCGGCGAACAATTTCATTGCCGAAGCCTATATACACCGGCAAGGCGACACTATCGCTAACGGTCGAAACTATGCGAAAATGAATTTCAGTCAACTTTATAATGCATAA